A portion of the Anaerolineae bacterium genome contains these proteins:
- a CDS encoding DEAD/DEAH box helicase has protein sequence MDAAGFLSRIRRHREYRGQIVHEKLYPARPARYAALAEHMPPALARALADLGITHLYTHQAEAIAAVRRGENVVIATGTASGKTLAYNVPVLWRMMEDPRARALYLFPTKALAQDQLRALRELLGRMGWELPLGTYDGDTPRSARARLRKSAAILLTNPDMLHVGILPNHTAWSHFLANLRYVVIDEAHAYRGVFGSQVACVLRRLRRLCAFYGNFPQFICCSATISNPGEHVQALTGLPARVITDDGAPAGPKRFVLWNPPFLDAARTARRSANSEAAFLQTELALAGVRHIVFTRSRKVAELILLYVRRALQERAPHLIERVKSYRAGYLPEQRRRIEQELFHGQLLGVTATSALEMGIDIGDLDAAVLVGYPGTIASTWQQAGRAGRRQDESLAVLIARDDPLDQYLMRHPQALLERSPEHALIAPDNVYILGRHLPCAAFELPLTSADEELFGPGFVDAMIALENQGLLEYRSERWYYMGIGYPAERVSLRSASGERVSLLNAADGFRMMEEIELTTAPTRVHEGAVYLHQGETYLVTQLDLERRFAVLQPADVDYYTQPLVMSDLSIVRSLRHREMGISTAFYGQVRVEEQVIGYRRLQQFSDTVLSEEWLDMPAQTFETRALWFDLPPAWRQELAREGLDFHGGLHALEHAMIAMLPLFAMCDRNDIGGISTPAHPDTDLPGIFIYDGFPGGVGIAEKGFELLPALWQETLRLIEECPCEAGCPSCVQSPKCGNRNQPLDKAAAVWMLKQLLQLGK, from the coding sequence ATGGACGCCGCCGGCTTTTTGAGCCGCATCCGACGTCATCGCGAGTACCGCGGCCAGATCGTGCACGAGAAGCTGTACCCGGCGCGGCCGGCGCGGTACGCCGCGCTGGCGGAACACATGCCGCCGGCGCTGGCGCGTGCCCTGGCCGACCTCGGCATCACCCATCTCTATACGCACCAGGCGGAAGCCATCGCCGCGGTGCGGCGCGGCGAGAACGTCGTCATCGCCACCGGCACAGCCAGCGGCAAGACGCTGGCCTACAATGTGCCGGTGCTGTGGCGCATGATGGAGGACCCCCGAGCACGGGCCTTGTACCTGTTCCCTACCAAGGCACTGGCCCAGGACCAGCTTCGCGCTCTGCGGGAGCTGTTGGGACGGATGGGTTGGGAGCTTCCTCTGGGGACCTATGATGGAGATACCCCTCGTTCTGCCAGGGCACGCCTGCGCAAGTCCGCCGCCATCCTGCTGACCAACCCGGACATGCTCCACGTGGGCATTCTGCCGAATCACACCGCCTGGTCCCATTTCCTGGCCAACCTGCGTTACGTGGTCATTGACGAGGCCCATGCCTATCGCGGGGTGTTCGGTTCCCAGGTGGCCTGTGTGCTCCGCCGGCTGCGCCGGCTGTGCGCCTTTTACGGCAATTTCCCCCAGTTCATCTGTTGTTCCGCCACTATCTCCAACCCCGGGGAACATGTGCAGGCGCTGACAGGCCTGCCGGCGCGCGTCATTACCGACGACGGCGCGCCCGCCGGCCCCAAGCGCTTCGTCCTCTGGAACCCGCCCTTCCTGGACGCGGCCCGCACAGCGCGCCGCAGTGCCAACAGCGAAGCCGCCTTCTTGCAGACGGAACTGGCCTTGGCCGGCGTTCGCCATATCGTCTTCACCCGCTCGCGCAAGGTGGCGGAGCTGATCCTGCTCTATGTGCGCCGGGCACTGCAAGAACGAGCGCCGCACCTGATCGAGCGGGTCAAATCGTACCGCGCCGGCTATCTCCCCGAACAGCGCCGGCGCATCGAACAGGAGCTGTTTCACGGGCAACTGCTGGGAGTCACCGCCACCAGCGCCCTGGAGATGGGGATTGACATCGGGGACCTGGATGCGGCGGTGCTGGTCGGCTATCCCGGCACAATTGCCAGCACCTGGCAGCAGGCCGGCCGTGCCGGCCGCCGGCAGGATGAATCGCTGGCGGTGCTGATCGCCCGCGATGATCCGCTTGACCAGTACCTCATGCGCCATCCGCAGGCCCTGCTGGAGCGCAGTCCGGAGCATGCCCTGATCGCGCCGGACAACGTCTACATCCTGGGCCGGCATCTCCCCTGCGCCGCGTTCGAACTGCCGCTGACCAGCGCCGATGAGGAGCTGTTCGGGCCGGGGTTCGTGGACGCCATGATCGCCCTGGAAAACCAGGGCCTGCTGGAATACCGCAGCGAGCGCTGGTACTACATGGGCATCGGCTATCCGGCGGAGCGGGTGAGCCTGCGCTCGGCCAGTGGGGAGCGGGTGTCTCTGCTGAACGCCGCCGACGGGTTCCGCATGATGGAGGAGATCGAGCTGACTACCGCTCCGACGCGGGTACATGAGGGAGCGGTGTACCTCCATCAGGGGGAGACGTACCTGGTGACGCAGTTGGATCTGGAGCGCAGGTTTGCGGTGCTCCAGCCGGCGGATGTGGATTACTACACCCAGCCGCTGGTCATGAGTGATTTGAGCATCGTGCGCTCGCTTCGCCACCGCGAGATGGGCATCTCCACCGCGTTTTACGGCCAGGTGCGGGTAGAGGAGCAGGTTATCGGCTACCGCCGGCTCCAGCAGTTCAGCGATACCGTGCTGAGCGAGGAATGGCTGGATATGCCGGCGCAGACCTTCGAGACGCGCGCCCTGTGGTTCGACCTGCCGCCGGCGTGGCGGCAGGAGCTGGCGCGCGAGGGGCTGGATTTTCACGGCGGCCTGCACGCCCTGGAGCACGCCATGATCGCCATGCTCCCCCTGTTCGCCATGTGCGACCGCAATGACATCGGAGGTATTTCCACGCCGGCGCATCCGGACACCGACCTGCCGGGCATCTTTATCTATGATGGCTTCCCGGGCGGCGTCGGGATCGCGGAGAAGGGGTTTGAGCTCCTGCCGGCGCTGTGGCAGGAGACCCTGCGCTTGATTGAGGAATGCCCTTGCGAGGCCGGCTGTCCCTCCTGCGTGCAAAGCCCCAAATGCGGCAACCGCAACCAGCCGCTGGACAAAGCCGCGGCAGTCTGGATGCTGAAACAGTTGCTACAGCTCGGTAAGTAG